Within the Paenibacillus sp. AN1007 genome, the region TCAGCGTTCCCGTGGTTACGACTGGCGGTCCTCTTTTACCATTGCAGAGATTGCTGAGATGGTGTCACGTGTCAAAGCATTGAAACCAGACGTTATTGTATTTGTAGATAATTGTTACGGTGAATTTACGGAAGAACGTGAGCCTACGGAAGTCGGGGTGGACCTCATGGCAGGTTCGCTGATCAAAAATCCCGGTGGCGGGCTGGCGGAAACCGGAGGATACATATGCGGTAAAGAGAAATATGTACAGCTGGCGGCGTATCGTCTTACAGCACCCGGCATCGGTGCGGAGGTAGGGGCGATGCTCGGAACAACGCGAGGCATCTATCAGGGACTTTACATGGCTCCGACAATTGTTGGACAAGCGATTAAAGGAAGTATTTTCGCGGCGGCGATGTTTGCTGCATCCGGATTTGTGACCAAACCCGCATGGGACGAGCCTCGAACCGACCTAATTCAGGCTGTGCAGTTTAGTTCGGCTGAGCATTTAATCGCCTTCGTACAAGGCATTCAGCAGGCAGCAGCAGTAGACAGCCATGTTGTGCCTGAGCCTTGGGACATGCCCGGCTATGAGCATCCTGTTATTATGGCGGCAGGTACCTTTATTCAGGGAGGAAGTCTGGAGTTGTCGGCTGATGCACCCATAAGAGAGCCTTTTATCGGGTACATGCAGGGCGGATTGACCTACTCTCATGTTAAATATGGCGTTTTAATGGCATTACAAGCGATGAAAGATCGTAAATTATTGTGAGTTTATCTAACACGTCATTGACACTTTGTAACAACTAAATGTACAATAGGGTCAAGAATAGACGAACTGGAAGGTTGATGAACATGGGCGACGAAATTCGCAGAAATATGGCCTTATTCCCAATAGGTATCGTAATGAAGCTTACCGACCTGTCCGCAAGACAGATTCGTTATTATGAGCAGCACAGTCTGATTGTTCCTGCGAGAACTTCAGGTAATCAACGCCTGTTTTCTTTTAACGATGTCGAGCGACTGCTGGAGATTAAAGCCCTGATTGAAAAGGGAGTTAACATTGCAGGCATCAAACAGGTCATGAATCCTGTATCAAAAGAGTCTGAAGAAGCAACGGTAATTACACCGGATACAGAAGTGAAACGCAGGGAGCTGTCGGATACGCAGCTGCACCGTTTACTGAAGCAGCAGCTTGTGTCTGGCAAAAGACCTGGGCAAGTATCTCTCATTCAAGGTGAACTATCTCGTTTTTTCAATAAAAAATAATGAATTCACCTAACGAGGCGGGTAAGGTAAATTACAGATTTCTCATGTCAGACTCCTTGACCCGTGGAACAATCTAATGTACAAATATAACAGGCAAGCCAAATACGCAGATAAGAAAGGGAGAGGAATCATGAGTTATACTAAAGAAGATATTCTCCGCATCGCAAAAGAAGAAAACGTTCGATTCGTTCGATTGCAATTTACCGATTTGCTTGGATCGATCAAAAACGTTGAGATTCCAGTAAGTCAGTTGACGAAAGCTCTGGATAACAAAATGATGTTTGACGGCTCTTCCATTGAAGGTTATGTTCGTATCGAAGAATCCGACATGTACCTCTATCCGGATCTTGACTCTTGGCTTATTTTCCCATGGGTATCCGATAATCGCGTTGCCCGTCTGATCTGTGACGTATATCTTCCAGATGGCAACCCATTCCCAGGTGATCCACGCGGCATCTTGAAGCGAAACCTGAGAGAAGCCGAAGAAATGGGATTCACTTCCTTCAACGTTGGTCCTGAACCAGAATTTTTCTTGTTCAAGACAGATGAAAAAGGAAACCCAACGAATGAATTGAATGACCAAGGTGGATATTTCGACCTTGCACCAACAGATCTTGGTGAAAACTGTCGTCGCGACATCGTAATTACACTTGAAGAGATGGGTTTTGAGATTGAAGCTTCTCACCATGAAGTAGCTCCAGGTCAGCACGAGATCGACTTCAAATATGCAGATGCATTGAAAGCGGCAGACCAGATCCAAACGTTCAAGCTTGTTGTTAAAACAATTGCACGTCAGCATGGATTGCATGCTACGTTTATGCCAAAACCTTTGTTCGGTATGAACGGTTCCGGTATGCACTGCAACCAATCCTTGTTCCGAGGCAGTGAGAACGCATTTGTTGAC harbors:
- a CDS encoding methionine gamma-lyase family protein; translated protein: MASFDSNIVELQQRVERQIEGQLQQVDRIVDHNQWKVIDAFQRRKVSDFHFAGSTGYGYNDRGREVLDEVYADVFGAESALVRPHFASGTHTISTALFGVLRPGDELLYITGKPYDTLHKVIGRPGDGTGSLRDFGIGYAETALTPAGGIDWNAVEKHITPATKVIGIQRSRGYDWRSSFTIAEIAEMVSRVKALKPDVIVFVDNCYGEFTEEREPTEVGVDLMAGSLIKNPGGGLAETGGYICGKEKYVQLAAYRLTAPGIGAEVGAMLGTTRGIYQGLYMAPTIVGQAIKGSIFAAAMFAASGFVTKPAWDEPRTDLIQAVQFSSAEHLIAFVQGIQQAAAVDSHVVPEPWDMPGYEHPVIMAAGTFIQGGSLELSADAPIREPFIGYMQGGLTYSHVKYGVLMALQAMKDRKLL
- a CDS encoding MerR family transcriptional regulator — translated: MGDEIRRNMALFPIGIVMKLTDLSARQIRYYEQHSLIVPARTSGNQRLFSFNDVERLLEIKALIEKGVNIAGIKQVMNPVSKESEEATVITPDTEVKRRELSDTQLHRLLKQQLVSGKRPGQVSLIQGELSRFFNKK
- the glnA gene encoding type I glutamate--ammonia ligase gives rise to the protein MSYTKEDILRIAKEENVRFVRLQFTDLLGSIKNVEIPVSQLTKALDNKMMFDGSSIEGYVRIEESDMYLYPDLDSWLIFPWVSDNRVARLICDVYLPDGNPFPGDPRGILKRNLREAEEMGFTSFNVGPEPEFFLFKTDEKGNPTNELNDQGGYFDLAPTDLGENCRRDIVITLEEMGFEIEASHHEVAPGQHEIDFKYADALKAADQIQTFKLVVKTIARQHGLHATFMPKPLFGMNGSGMHCNQSLFRGSENAFVDESDELGLSKTARHFMAGTLKHARAFAAITNPTVNSYKRLVPGYEAPCYVAWSASNRSPMIRIPASRGLSTRVEVRNPDPAANPYLALAVLLKAGLDGIKRELSLPAPIDRNIYIMSEEERVEEGIPSLPADLKEALNELIRSEVICDALGDHALAHFYELKEIEWDMYRTQVHQWERDQYITLY